One window of Populus nigra chromosome 5, ddPopNigr1.1, whole genome shotgun sequence genomic DNA carries:
- the LOC133693784 gene encoding large ribosomal subunit protein eL14y translates to MPFKRYVEIGRVALVNYGKDYGKLVVIVDVIDQNRALVDAPDMVRSQMNFKRLSLTDIKIEINRVPKKKALIEAMEKADVKNKWENSSWGRRLTVQKRRASLNDFDRFKLMLAKIKKAGIVRQELAKLKKETA, encoded by the exons ATG cCGTTCAAGAGGTACGTGGAGATTGGGAGAGTGGCTCTTGTCAACTACGGCAAGGATTACGGCAAGCTCGTTGTTATAGTCGATGTCATCGATCAAAACAGA GCTCTGGTAGATGCTCCAGATATGGTTAGGAGTCAAATGAACTTCAAGAGGCTTTCACTCACTGATATCAAGATTGAGATCAACAGGGTTCCCAAGAAGAAGGCACTAATCGAAGCCATGGAGAAGGCTG ATGTGAAGAACAAGTGGGAGAACAGTTCATGGGGCAGGAGACTCACTGTGCAGAAGAGAAGGGCATCACTTAATGATTTTGATAGGTTCAAGCTCATGTTGGCAAAGATCAAG AAGGCAGGAATTGTCAGGCAGGAGCTTGCAAAACTCAAAAAGGAGACAGCCTAA